Within Streptomyces antibioticus, the genomic segment ACCCGCACCGTGCTCGTCACAGGAGGAACCAGCGGCATCGGCCGTGCCGTCGCGGCCCGGTTCGCCGCCGACCGGGCGGAGGTGTACATCACCGGCCGCCACGCCGACACCGTCGAACGGGCGGCGAAGGAACTGGGCGTGCACGGCGTGACCTGCGACGCGACCGACCCCGGGCAGGTCGCGGCACTCGCCGCCCGGTTCGACGCGCTGGACGTCCTGGTGAACGCGGCCGGCGGTCTGCCCGGCCCGGCACCCGGCGATGTCCCGCCCCTGGAAGGGGTGTTGGCGCAGTGGCGGGCCAACCTCGCCCAGAACCTGCTCGGCGCGGTGCTGACCACGGCCTCCGTACAGGACAAGCTCGGCCCGGGTGGCACGGTCCTCAGCATCGGGTCGATCGGCGCCGAGCGCCGGGGCGGCTCCTACGGCGCGGCGAAGGCGGCACTGGCCGCGTGGAGCGCCTCGCTCTCCAGTGAACTCGGCCCCCGCGGGGTCACCGTCAACGTGATCTCCGCGGGCTACATCGCCGGAACCAACTTCTTCCAGGGGCAGATGACCGACGAGCGCCACGCGTCGCTGGTGGGGGAGACGCACGACAAGCGCGCGGGCACGGTCGACGACATCGCCGAGACGGCCCACTTCCTCGCCTCGCCGGGCGCCCGGCACATCACCGGCCAGACCATCCACGTCAACGGCGGTGCCTTCACCACGAGATAGCGCCCTCAGGGACCGGGTCAACCGCAGGACGACCCCGCCGTCGGTCCACGGTCTACGTGAACGCCGTTCCCGACGCCCGAAGTCGACGGCGTCTCCGGCTCCGCGGCGGACGCCGTCGGCACCCTCGCTCTCCTAGCCTCGACGACATCGCGGGGGCGACAGACGTCGCCCACCGAGAGTCGAGTACGGCCGGGACCAGCCGGCCACGGGGGAAAACATCATGCGTACCGATGCCTGCGACAACCGCACGACACCCAGGAAGACCAAGGGCCCCAGGACGAACGGGGGTTGGAGGTCCTACGCCGTGGGGGCCGCCGCGGTCGCCGCGGCGTTCGCCGCCACGGCGTGCGAGCCCGACACGACCGACGGCGCCGGCTCCACTCCTTCGGGCCGGCCGAGCGCGTCGAGTCCGGCGAAGCCGAGTGACTCCGGTGGTGACAACTCGGGGGGCACCACCGGTGGCGGCGGGAACGGCGGCGACAGCGCCGCCGTTCCCGACTGCGCCGAGGAGGACCTCTCGTTCGGCACCACCCTGGAGGACGGGAAGGGAGAGGTCCCCAAGCATCTCCTGATCGCCGTCACCAACGCGGGCGACAAGAAGTGCGCCGTCCACCACTACCCGTACCTCTTCCTCGGCGACTACGCCGAGGCCCGGTACCCGATCGACGTGTACGAGGACAGCGACCCCGGGGAGGGCCCCGTCGTCCTCGCACCCGGGGACGAGGCGTACGCCGCGCTGCTCGCCTCCGGTGTCCCCATGGACCAGTACGAGACGGACTCGGTCACCCTTCTCCTGCACGGACGTGAGCACGGCAGTGACGGGAGCGGGCCGATCGGCGTGGACCTGCCGGGGGTGGTGGCGTTCGACGACGGCGCCCGGGTCACGTACTGGACGACCGCGTCCGGCTTCGCGCTGGACTTCATCATGGACTCCTGACGGCCGGGGGCCGCGACTCCGCGTGGGGGCGGATCAGTTGAGAACCGTCGTCTACCATGACCGGATGCCCGCGACGCAGGCCCTCCGCCCGCGCCCGGCCCACGTGGCCCTCGCCGCCGGCTTCGCCGTCGCCGGCTGTCTGGCGGGCGCCTTCTACCATCCGGCGCCGTGGCGGCCGTTCGACCTGTGGGCCCACCTGCTCACCCTGCTGATCGCCCTCCCGCTCGCGCTGCGGGAGAACCGGCCGTTCGCCGTGCTCGTGGTCACGGCGGCGGGCTTCGCCGGTTATCTGCTGCTCGGGTATCAGCCCTCGCTCAACTTCTGGGTCCCGGCGGTGGCGTTCGTCTCCGTCGCGGCCCGGGCGGCCCGCGCCCGCATCGTCTGCGGGGCCGCGCTGCTCACCGCCGTCATCGCGCTCAGCGGGGTGTGCGGGCGGCTGCCCTGGCCGGTCGTGGCCGTACAGGCGCTGATCGTGCCGGCCGTCGCCTTCGCCGTCGGACTCACCCAGCGCCGACTGGCCGCGCGCAACGCCGAGTTGCGGCGGCTGACCGCGCTGCTCGACCGGCAGCAACGCCAGGAGGCCCGGCGGGCCGTGCTGGACGAGCGGTTCCGGATCGCGCGCGAGCTGCACGACACGATCTCGCAGCACATGACGATCGTCACCCTCCAGACCGGTGTGGCCGAGTACCTGTTCCACGCCGACCCGCCCGCCGCCCGTACGGCCCTCGGCACCGCCGCCGCGGCCGGACGGGAGTCGCTGGACGAACTGCGCCGACTGCTGGTCGTCCTGCGCACCCACGACCTCGGCGGCACGCCCGGCGCGGAGGATCCGGCCGACCTGCTTCCCGACGACCCGCTCCCCGACGACCTGTTGGCCGACATCGGCCGTATCCCCGCGCTCGCGGAGCGCCTGGAGGCGGCCGGCCTGCACGTCGGGATCCGGTTCACAGGTGAACGCAGACCCCTGCACCCCGGGCTCGAACTGTGCGCCTACCGCGTCGTCCAGGAAGCTCTCACCAACGTCGTCAAGCACTCCGGATCGGGTACGGCCGACGTCGAAGTCCGCTACCTGGACGACGAATTGCGCGTCACGGTCCTCGACCGGGGAGGCCCGCTTCCGGCCACGACGGGCGGCGGTTCCGGACACGGTTTGATCGGAATGCGGGAACGGGCCAAGATGTGGCACGGCTCGCTGACCACCGGTGCGCGCCCGGGAGGCGGATACCAGGTACAGCTACGACTCCCCCTGGGGCAGGACCGGGACGGCGGCTGATCCGAGACCCGAGCAGTGAGCATCTCCGAGGAGCGCTGTGGCCCGCATCCTGGTCGTGGACGATCAGCACCTCATCCGCTCCGGCATCGTGACGCTGCTGCGCACCGTGGAGGGGCTGGGCCCGGTCCTGGAGGCGTCGGACGGTGAGGAGGCCGTCGCCGCCGCGCGCGAACACCGCCCGGATCTGATCCTCATGGACATCAAGATGCCCCGGCTCAGCGGACTCGCGGCCGCCGAGCGCATCCTCGCCCTCGGCCTCGACCCGGCGCCCCGCATCGTCGTCCTCACCACCTTCGACGAGGACGAGTACGTCTACGCCGCCCTGCGCGCGGGCTGTAGCGGCTTCCTCCTCAAGGACATGCCGCCGCAGCAGCTCCTCAGCGCCGTCACCGCGACCCTCTCCGCCGACCTCCTGGTGGCCCCGGCCCGCGTCCGGCGGCTGGTCGAGCAGCATGCCGTACGGCAACAACGGTCCCGTACCGGGGGCGACGCGACGAGCGTGCTCACGGACCGCGAGGCCGAGGTGCTCGGGCTCGTCGCCAAGGGTCTCGCCAACGAGGAGATCGCCGACCGTATGAGCGTCAGCGAGTCGACCGTCAAGACCCACCTGCACCGCGCGATGACCAAGCTGAACCTCCGCAGCCGCGCCCAGGCGGTCGTGTTCGCCTATGAGTCGGGTATCGCACAGGTCGGCGATTGACGCTCACCGGTGGATCCGTCGGCGGGCGATCAGTTCGAGGGTGAGGGCCACCGCGAGCGCCTCCACCGCGAGCAGGGCGATCAGCACGAAGACCTGCACGGCACCGGCCAGCACCGGTGAGGCTCCGCCGAGCAGCATGCCGACGAACGCCCCCGGCAGCGTGACCAGCCCGACGGTGCGGGTCTGGTCCAGGGCCGGCACCAACGCCTCCGACGCGGCACCCCGAGCCACTTCGAGCCGCGCCTCACGCTCCAGCAGGCCCAGCGCGAGGCCGGCTTCCACCTCTCCGTGCCGCTGGGCGAGTTCGTCCAGACCGCGCCGACCCGCCAGCACGGTCGCGGTCAGCGCCCCGCCCATGAGAATGCCGGTCACGGGAACGATGGCGATCCCGGGCACGGGCAACAGCCCGCCGATCACAAGTCCCGCCACGACCGGCGCCACCGGAACGGCGATCGGCAACGCCGCCCACCACCACGTCGAGTTACGGGTGATCCGCCGACCCGCCGTCCGGGTCGCGACGCCGAACATCAGACACAAGAACCCGACGAGCGCCGCGGTATGCCCCACCGCCCACCCGATCACCAGGGATACGGCGGCCAGTTGCGCGGCGGCCCGCACCCCGGCCGCCACGATCTCCCACGCCCGCCCGAACGACGCGTCCGGCGCCAGCCGAAACACCACGGCCACCCCGGCGGCGGCGACCAACAACACCACCAACGCGACACCGAGCCGCAGATCGACGGGCAACAAGGTCTCCGCGGCAAGGACATGCATCCACGGACACTACCCACCGCACCAGGAGCCCTACGCGGCGGCCGACGGCCCCCTATCGTGGTGACGATGGACTGGATGGCTCTCGCGAGCACCCTGGCCGGCGGCGCGATCGCCACGGTGTCCGCCGGGTACCTCGACCGCCGACGGTGGAGACGCGACCGGATCGACCAGCGCACCGAGGCGCGCCGCGCGCTCTACGGCGACTACCTGGCCGCCCTGTCCCAGGCCAGGCTGACCTTCAGCCGCCTCTCGCGGGACACGGGCGCCTCCGACACGGAGCGCGGCAAGGCCGCCTGGGACGCCTTCGACCCGTGTTCCGGGTTCCGCCATCAGATGACGATCTCCGCCCCCGGCAGCGTCGTCGCGCCGTCCGAAGAGCTGTACCGCATCCTGCGCGACCTCCGGAACGCCATGGCCGAGGGCCTCCTCCTCGAAGACGGCGCCTACGCGGAACACCGCGTCCGGTACGACACCGCGCTCGACGCCCTCAGAGCCGCCATGCGCGACGACCTCGAGGCCGGACCGTAGACCGTCACCGCAGGCCACCCCGCACCGCGCCCCGCCCCCGCACCGCCCCCCGCCTCCGCTCCCTCCTCAGCTCCCGCAGATACGCCTGGGCATCCACCTGGATGGTGTGGCGGGTGGACGCCACGTAACGGCGGGCCGTTCGGGTGCGGTAGGTGTGGATCTCGGCGTGCATGTGCTCGCGGTCGGGGAGGGTGCAGTGGCCCTGGAGCAGGTCGGCGACCCAGTGGGACTGGGCCTCCGCCAGGGGCATGATGGCGCCGAGGGGCTGGACGAGGCCGATGAAGTACAGGCCGGGGCGGTCGGGTGCGGCGACCCGGCGGTAGAGGGCCGGGTTGTTGTCCCGGAGGCCGAGCACGCCGTCCGCCAGGAAGGGGAACGAGATGTCGTACCCCGTGCAGTAGATGATCGTGTCGATCTCCTCCACGCTGCCGTCCTCGAAGAAGACATGACCCTCATCCGCCTTGTTCGGCGCGGGCTTTACCGTGATGTCGCCGTGCGCGAGCCGGGACAGCAGGTCGTCGGAGATCGTCGGGTGGGCGGCCAGAACGCGGTGGGCGGGAGTGGGCAGGCCGTAGTCCGCCAGCCGGCCGCGGCTCAGGCGGAGCAGGAGGTGGAGGCCGCGGTCCTGGACCGCGAGGGGCGCCCTGGCCAGCCAGGAGTGCGTGAGGTGATCGGTGGGGACGCCGAACAGATGCTTGGGCACGATGTGCGCGCCCCGGCGCATCGCGAGATACGTCCGCCGGGAGACGCGCGAGGTCTCCACGGCGATGTCGCACGCCGAGTTGCCGATGCCCACCACCAACACCCGCCGGTCGGCCAACGGTTCGGGTGTGCGGTAGTCGTGCGAGTGGAGTTGGGCGCCCACGAAATCCGACGACCCCGGGATGCCCGGCCGGGGCCAACGGGGCTTCCAGTGGTGGCCGTTGGCGACGAGTACGGCGTCGTACACCCCCCGCTCCTCCTCGTGCGTGTCGCGATGGCGTGACGTCACCACCCACCCGTCCCCGTCCTGGACGACCTCGGTCACCTCGGTGCGGAAGCGGATCGACGGCCGCAGCCCGAAGTGCTCCACGAACGCGTCGAAGTAGCGCGCGATATGCGCGTGCCCCGGGTAGACCGGATACGCGTCCGACATGGGGAAACTGGCGTACTGCATGATCTGCCGGGACGTGTTGATGTGCAGCGAGCGGTACGCCGACGACTGCCCGTTGTCGTTCAGGTAGCGCCAGTTGCCGCCCACGTCCGAGCCCAGCTCGAAGCAGTCGTAGGCGATGCCCCGCTCCGCCAGGACCTGACACGCGGTGATCCCGGAAGAACCGGCCCCGATCACACACACCTTCTGCATGCCGACCTCCTCATGACCACCCGGTCATATCGGGGGCCGGTCACAGGCTGGGCGTATCCGTCGCCTCCTGTCAACGGGCGCGGCGTGGCACCGAGCCCCTCAACAGCCTTCTGTCGCAAGGCCGTTGACTTCCCGCACCCGCCGCCCCCACCATGACCGGGCGGTCACATGACCGTCCGGTCATACGGAGGAGTGTCCATGCCCACGCCCACCTGGACCAGGCTGTCGCCGGCCCGCCGCGAGCGCGTCCTGGTCGCCGCGATGGACGAGTTCGGCACCCACGGCTACTCCACGGGCAGCCTGAACGTCATCGCCCGCGAGGCCGGCGTCGCCAAGGGCTCCCTCTTCCAGTACTTCTCCGGCAAGCTCGACCTCTTCACCTACGTCGCCGAACAGACCTCGCTGCGCATCTACGCCCGGATGCGGCGCTGGCTCGACGGCTACGACGGGAGCACGGACTTCGCCACCCATCTCGTCGACGCCCTGGAAGCCTGGCTCGACTACTTCGCCGGACACCCTCTGGAGCGCGGGGTCACCGCCGCCACCAACATGGAGATGGACCCCGCGGTCCGGGACGCGGTCCGCGCCCCCGTGGACGCCCTGTACCAGGCCGGCCTCCGCCCCCTCCTCGAACGCGCCGTCGCGGCACGGGACTTGAGGAAGGACGCCGACCTGGACGCCCTCCTCTCGCACCTCCTCGTCCTGCTGCCCCACCTCGCGCTCGTCCCGCACGTCCCCGGCCTCGACGGCCCCCTTCCGCTCACCGGCGTCCACCCCCAGGTGCGCCGCGAGAACCTCGAACGTCTCATCACCCCGCTGCTCGCCGACTTCAGAGCGAGAGACGACCGATGACCCCCGCCCAGGACCCGCACGACTACGACGTCCTCGTCATCGGCTCCGGCTTCGGCGGCAGCGTCAGCGCCCTCCGGCTCACCGAGAAGGGCTACCGCGTCGGCGTCCTGGAAGCCGGCCGGCGCTTCGCCGACGCCGACTTCCCGCGCACGTCCTGGCGGGTGCGCAGGTACCTCTTCGCACCCCGCCTCGGTTGCACCGGCATCCTGCGCGCCTCCCTGCTCGGCGACATCCTCGTGCTCAGCGGCGCCGGCGTCGGCGGCGGATCGCTTGGCTACGCCAACACCCTCTACGAACCCCCGGACGCGTTCTACGAGGGCTCGCGCTGGGCGGCCCTCACCGACTGGCGCCGCGAACTGGCCCCCTACTTCGCCCAGGCACGCCGGATGCTCGGCGTCACCCCCAACCCGCTGTTCACCGAGGCCGACCTGCTGCTGAGGGACACCGCACGCGACCTCGGCCGCGAAGACACCTTCCGACCCACCCCCGTCGCCGTCCACTTCGGCCCGCCCGGCGCCGAACCCGGCACCTCCGTACCCGACCCGTACTTCGGCGGCGCCGGACCGGACCGCACCACCTGCGTCAACTGCGGCGCCTGCATGACCGGTTGCCGTCACAACGCCAAGAACACCCTGCCCAAGAACTACCTCGGCCTGGCCGAACGCGCCGGAGCACACGTCATGGAACGCCGCACCGTGACAGGCGTCCGCCGCGCGGGCGACGGCTGGGCCGTCACCTCGGTCCACACCGGCGCCGTCCCCGGCCGACGGCGGCGGACCCTCACCGCACGGCACGTGATCTTCGCGGCCGGCGCCCTGGGCACCCAACGGCTGCTGCACACCCTGAAGGACGACGGTTCGCTCGCCGGAATCTCACCCCGGCTCGGCCTGCTGACCCGCACCAACTCGGAGGCCATCCTCGGAGTCCGCGCCCGGGAACGCGACGCGGACTACTCCCGCGGCGTCGCCATCACCTCCTCCGTCCACCTGGACGACACCACGCACGTCGAGCCGGTGCGCTACGGCCGCGGCAGCAACCTCCTCGCCCTGCTCGGCGCGATGCTCGTCGACCCGGTGCCGGGACGATCCCGCCTCCTCGTGGGACTCGCCGCCATGGCGCGCGGCGCCCGCCGTCTGCCCGCCGTCCACAGTCCGCGCCGCTGGTCGCAGCAGACCGTGGTGCTGCTGGTCATGCAGACGGTGGACAACTCGGTCACCACCTACCTGCGACGCGGCCCGACCGGCCGCCGCCGCCTCACCAGCCGGCCCGGCGAGGGCGCGCCCAACCCGACCTGGATCCCCGCGGGACACCGCGCCGCCCGCACGGCCGCCGCCCGCATCGACGGACAGGCGTGCGGCACCTGGGCCGACCTCTTCGACGTACCGACCACCGGACACCTGATCGGCGGCTGCACGATGGGCGAGACCCCCGACACCGGAGTCGTCGACCCCTACCACCGCCTCCACGGCCACCCGGGGCTGCACGTGATCGACGGCTCCACCGTCTCCGCCAACCTCGGCGTCAACCCCTCGCTCACCATCACCGCCCTCGCCGAGCGGGCGACCGCCCTGTGGCCCAACCTGGGGGAGACCGACCCCCGCCCCGCACCCGGACTCCCGTACCGCCCCGTCGCACCCGTCCCGCCGCGCCGCCCCGCCGTCGCGGCCACCGCCCCCGCCGCCCTGCGCCTCCCCCCACCCCACGGAACGGACGCGGTATGACCGCCTACCCGGACGAGCCCTGGCACCTGGCCGGACAGATGTACCTGTCCCTGTGGGCCGTACGACGTGCCGCGATTCCCCCCGTCACACCCGGCCTGCGCCCCCTGACCGTCGCGGGCCGAGGACTGGTCGGCGCCGCCTGGGTCGTCTACGAGAACGACAGCGTCCTGCACTACACCGAACTGCTGCGGGCGGTCCTGGTGCGGGACGGCGCCCGGCCCCGGGTCTGCGTCACCGACATCTGGGTCGACAGCGAGGCGTCCATGGCGGGCGGCCGTGCCCTGTGGGGCATCCCCAAGGAGATGGCGGCCTTCGACGCGGAGCGAACGGACGACGGCGCGTCCTTCACCGCCCGGACCGGGCAAGAGGTGCTCGCGACCGGCCGCTGCACCGAGCGGGGACGCCTGCCCGGGCGCTGGCCGCTGGCCTACAAGGTGGCGCAGAGCCTCGACGGCCGGATCAGGACCAGCCCGGTGCGCAGCCGCGCCGAGCTGCGACGGGCACGCGCCGAATGGACGGCACCGGCCGGCAGCCCGCTCGCCGCACTCGGCGGCCGGCCCCCGCTGATCAGTCTCACCCTGCGCGACTTCACCCTGCGCTTCGGCGGCTGAACGCGCCACGGCCGACACGCCAACGGCCTTACGCCTCCGCCGAGTTCGACCGCGAGCGGCTCAGACATCACTGTTTCCTCCCCACAGAAAAGGTGATCTCGTGTTCCGTACGCTCCTGCGCTCCTTGACCGCGCTGCTGCTGACCGCGGCAGCCGCCCTTACCCTCGCACCCGCCGCACAGGCCGCCCCCGCCGTGCGGGCGACGGACCCCTTCACCACCGGGTCGTTCCCCGTCGCCTACACCGACCTCACCGTCTCCGCCTCGGGCCGCTCCTACAGCGCACGCGTCTGGTACCCGGGCACGACGGCCGGGGCGAACGCGCCGGTCGCCACCGGCACCCACCCCGGCCTCGCCTTCGGACACGGCTTCTTCCAGGGCATCGGCCAGTACGAGAGCCTCCTCAGGCACTACGCGTCCTGGGGCGTCATCACCGTCGCGCCCAAGTCCCAGGGCGGTCTCTTCCCCAGCCACACCGCCTTCGCCGACGACCTGAACGCGGCGCTCACCTGGCTCACCACCCAGAACGGCACCGCCGGTTCACGCTTCGCGGGCGCGGTCAGCACCGACCGGCTCGCCCTCTCGGGCCACTCGATGGGCGGGGGAGCGGCCCTGGTCGCGGCGGGCCGCAACCCGGCCGTCGCCACCGTCTCCACCCTCGCGGCCGCCGAGACCAACCCCTCGGCCGTCACCGCCTCCGGTTCGCTGACCATCCCCGTCCAGTATGTCGGCGGCAGCTCCGACACCATCGCCAAAGTCGCCGACCACCAGCGCAAGATGTACGACGCCAAGCAGTCCGCCAGCCAACTGCGCGTCATCACCGGCGGGTTCCACTGCGGCTTCGAGGACAGCTCCGGCATCGGCTGCGACAGCGGAACCGTCACCCGGGCCACCCAGCTCCGCCTGACCTACGGCATCACGACCGCCTGGCTGCTCCACACCCTCGGCGTCGACTCCTCCCTCCACGACCAGGTGTGGGGCGCCGCGGCCCAGAACCTGACCGGAGTGACGTACACCGCCAAGCCCTGAACCCCGGCGGGCGGCCACGGCGCACCCCGTGGCCGCCCGCCGTGCTCCTCGTCTGGGATTCCGGTCCACTTCCTCCGGATTGGCTCCCGCGTCCGCCCGGACCGCCCGCCTACGCTGCGGACATGCACCCCACGCTCCGCGCCGACCTCGACCGACTCCCGGAACTCCTGGCCTCCGCCCGTGACTTCGCGACCCGTGCGCTCGCCGGCATCGGGGAGCGACCGGTCTCCGCCGCCGTACCCGCCCCCGACCCCGGCCCGCTCCCGGCGGCCGGGGTCGGCGCACAGGGCGCTCTGGAACGCTTCGCCCGGCAGTGGGAGCCCGGCTTCTCCGGTTCGGCGGGCCCGCGCTACCTCGGATTCGTCACCGGCGGCAGCACCCCCGCGGCCCTCACCGGCGACTGGCTCACCGGCGTCTACGACCAGAACGGCTCCAGCGGCGGCGGTTCCGGCGCCGACGCCCTGGAGCGCGAGACGCTGGGCTGGCTGCGGGAACTGTTCGGCCTGGGCGAGGCGCACCGGGGCGCCTTCGTCAGCGGCGCGACGATGTCCAACACCGTGGGCCTGGCCGTGGCCCGGGAGTGGCTCGGCGAACGGCAGGGCGTGTCCGTCTCCCGCGAAGGAGCGGCCGCTCTCGGCCCCGTCCATGTGCTGTCCGGCAGCCCGCACTCCAGCATCACCAAGGCCCTGTCCGTCCTCGGCATCGGCCGCGACCGGCTGCGCCCCGTCCCCCTGCTGGGCGGTGACCGCGAGGCCGTGGACGTGTCCCGGCTCGCCGAGGCCCTCGACGTGCTCGACGGGCATCCCGCCGTCGTGGTCGCCAACGCCGGGACGGTGAACACGGTCGACTTCGACGACCTGCGGGCGATCGCCGCCCTCAAGGAGCGGTACGACTTCTGGCTCCATGTGGACGCCGCCTTCGGCGCGTTCGCCGCGCTCTCACCGGCCCACGCCGCTCTGGTCGACGGCCTCGACGCCGCCGACTCGATCTGTGTGGACCTGCACAAATGGCTGAACGTCCCCTACGACGCCGCCGTCCAGTTCACCCGCCGCCAGGACCTCCAGGTGCGGGTCTTCCACAACGAGTCGCCGTATCTCGGCCTGCCCACCGGCACCCCCGACTTCCTCCATCTGACCCCGGAGAACTCCCGGCGGCTGCGCGCCCTCGCCACCTGGTTCTCGCTCACCGCCTACGGCCGTGAGGGCCACGCGGAGATCGTCGGGCGCTGTGTCGCGCTGGCCCGGCGGCTGGGCGAGGGTGTCGCGGCCGTCCCGGGGCTGCGGCTCCTGGCGCCGGTGCGGCTGAACGTCGTCTGCCTCACCCTCACCGAGGGCGCGACCCCCGAGCGGCTGGGCGCTCTGGCGCGGGCGGTCGCCGACTCGGGCGAGGCGTTCCTCACGCCCACGGTCCTGCACGGAACGCCCGCGCTGCGCGCCGCGTTCAGCAACTGGCGTACGACGGAGACGGACACGGACCGGGTCCTGGACGCCCTGGCGCGCGCGGTACGGGAGTTGGGGCCCGCCCCCGTCGCGGACGCGTGAACAGGTGGCGCACGGCATGCGTCGGCCCCACTGCCCGGGGGGACGGGGGTGGGGCCGACATGCGCTCGGGTGGCCGGGGGGAGGGCACTTGTCCCGAGCTGTGTCCCTCTGGTGCCCGGTGGCGGGGGGTTGTATGCCTGTCCCGGGCAACCTGCCGCCATCGGATCGGACGATCACGGATCCCGCATGGTGTCCGCGGGCCTGGGCACCCGCGACCGCATGCACGGAAACCAGACGTATGCCACGACGGACACGCACGGCCGGCCCGGGCGCCGGGCGGACGTCTCACCACGGCGGCCGACCGGCCGGTC encodes:
- a CDS encoding pyridoxal phosphate-dependent decarboxylase family protein, which translates into the protein MHPTLRADLDRLPELLASARDFATRALAGIGERPVSAAVPAPDPGPLPAAGVGAQGALERFARQWEPGFSGSAGPRYLGFVTGGSTPAALTGDWLTGVYDQNGSSGGGSGADALERETLGWLRELFGLGEAHRGAFVSGATMSNTVGLAVAREWLGERQGVSVSREGAAALGPVHVLSGSPHSSITKALSVLGIGRDRLRPVPLLGGDREAVDVSRLAEALDVLDGHPAVVVANAGTVNTVDFDDLRAIAALKERYDFWLHVDAAFGAFAALSPAHAALVDGLDAADSICVDLHKWLNVPYDAAVQFTRRQDLQVRVFHNESPYLGLPTGTPDFLHLTPENSRRLRALATWFSLTAYGREGHAEIVGRCVALARRLGEGVAAVPGLRLLAPVRLNVVCLTLTEGATPERLGALARAVADSGEAFLTPTVLHGTPALRAAFSNWRTTETDTDRVLDALARAVRELGPAPVADA